The sequence GTCTCTTTCCCCTTGACTCCCACAGCCGCATCCTGTTTACTACCGCCGCCACTGCAAGGCATGTAACTGAGGGAGTCCTGGGATATGCATTCTCATCACGAGGACCATCCGCATCTGGTCAGCAGAAATGCGCGGTATGGGCTGATTCTGTTTGCCGTTTACGTTCTGCTGTACGCCGGGTTCATCTTCCTGGCCGTATTTCGCACGGACATCATGAGCAAAGTGATTCCTGGAGGAATGAACCTGGCTATCGGGTACGGGTTCGGACTGATTGTCGCCGCGTTGGTATTGGCGCTCATCTATATGACGTTATGCCGCCGCCCCGTGGTGCATGAATCGAATGTGGAGGGCTCGCGATAATGCTGTACTCCACGTCAATCATGGCCATTGCCGTCTTCGCTTTCTTCGTATTGGGCGTGCTTGCGCTTTCGTTCTATCTGGGCCGC comes from Candidatus Hydrogenedentota bacterium and encodes:
- a CDS encoding DUF485 domain-containing protein, with amino-acid sequence MHSHHEDHPHLVSRNARYGLILFAVYVLLYAGFIFLAVFRTDIMSKVIPGGMNLAIGYGFGLIVAALVLALIYMTLCRRPVVHESNVEGSR